DNA sequence from the Nitrososphaerota archaeon genome:
GCACGCTACACCCAGACAGGCAAGTCTGGATACTGGTGGTCACCGTCGTCGCTGAAGTGGTAATCGTTGATGTTGAGGTCAGTTGCATTGAGCTGGATGAATTTGTTCCCGACAGTGAAAGTGAAAAATAGCCCATCGTACCCACAATTATGACCACTATGACGGCTAAAGCCGTTGATGCAGTTGCGATCGCTCTTGTGCGGGACATTCGTGTGTGTCTTTTGGTGACTGTAGGTGTATAGTTCTACCGTCTAGAACAACGACCGCATTCTCGTAAAGGCGCATGCAACTTCTCTCTAATCCAAGGCTAAATAACGCTCCCCTTGCCTGGTCCAAAGGATCACGTGGGCGAATGGGGATTTCACCACATGAGAGGATGAAGGTTCTCTATGCCACCTGGATGTCGAGACTCACACTCACCCCCAGGGTGAAACTACTCGTCCTTGCCGTTGTGGTCCTCGCGTTCGTACTCCAGGCCCTCCGGGTCTTTCTCAAGGCATATCCAGTAATGTCGGTGGGAGTCATCCCAGGAAACAACTTCTCCCTCGACTTCGGGTCGTACTACGCCTCCGGATGGCGGCTCCTCCATAATGCCTCGCAGCTCTATGCCCCTGGCGATGTGAGCGGATACTACCCTCTGGGCCTTAGGCCAACCGACTTCAAATATCTTCCATTCTTCTCCTTCTTCATTCTCCCCCTACTGGCACTGGACTACGTTCCGGCTTTGATCGCTTGGAACGTCTTCCAGCTTCTCCTCATGCCCGTCATGGGCTTGCTCCTCTACAAGGCCTTGAAGAGATTCAACGTTGTCGTAATCGTCGGGGTGCTCTGGGTCGTCCTCCTCCAGCCTCTCCCAATTGGTCCCCATTACACGATCAGTTTTTACGATCTGTACACCTCTCAGAGCTACTACTGGCAGTGGGCCGAAGGCCAAGCGAAGGTCTTCATGACCTTCTTGATCATAGCATCTTACTACCTTTCAAAGAGTCGCAGGCCCTACCTGGCGGGCCTTGCATACGGACTGGGCTTCTTCGACCCCCGTTTTCCTCTATATGCGATCCCGCTCGTCCTGCTGGTGAATAGGGGTCAATACAGGAGATTTTCTTCCGCAACCCTGCTGACGCTGATTGCTGGGGACGCAATT
Encoded proteins:
- a CDS encoding DUF2029 domain-containing protein, whose amino-acid sequence is MGISPHERMKVLYATWMSRLTLTPRVKLLVLAVVVLAFVLQALRVFLKAYPVMSVGVIPGNNFSLDFGSYYASGWRLLHNASQLYAPGDVSGYYPLGLRPTDFKYLPFFSFFILPLLALDYVPALIAWNVFQLLLMPVMGLLLYKALKRFNVVVIVGVLWVVLLQPLPIGPHYTISFYDLYTSQSYYWQWAEGQAKVFMTFLIIASYYLSKSRRPYLAGLAYGLGFFDPRFPLYAIPLVLLVNRGQYRRFSSATLLTLIAGDAILLYDGLGASFMTMVETSGVGTLFYQYTWIPFYAIAALTAVEGFAFIHQTWRQRSKSASSSGPLHKLQDGVRLWGRREFLLRSFQVQPALRLPTRAGLRMVHRLRTGGHQAPGQRWGPEGPMGQRRHNLADRHRLHGCEGGRQAEARQAISGAPLLDKHPHQLRRETFSVLV